A stretch of Ischnura elegans chromosome 4, ioIscEleg1.1, whole genome shotgun sequence DNA encodes these proteins:
- the LOC124157595 gene encoding NADH dehydrogenase [ubiquinone] flavoprotein 3, mitochondrial-like: MRLHAVIKLVSRSVGTRKLCTKVTTGGNVPKPPPKPASSSGSGGANIASVAGVSSNVMNVPNTEVGPGASKNSAYKNPEYYSYHPFSYAEAEVEMLKFRLPQPSSKKSQ; encoded by the exons ATGCGACTTCACGCAGTGATCAAG ttggtTAGCAGGTCAGTGGGAACGCGAAAACTCTGTACCAAAGTAACAACTGGAGGGAATGTCCCAAAACCACCACCAAAACCCGCGAGTTCATCGGGCTCAGGCGGTGCTAATATCGCGTCTGTAGCCGGAGTCAGCTCTAATGTGATGAATGTTCCTAATACAG AGGTGGGACCTGGTGCTTCCAAGAACAGCGCGTACAAAAATCCTGAATATTACTCCTATCACCCATTTTCGTACGCAGAAGCAGAGGTGGAAATGCTTAAATTCAGACTACCCCAACCTTCAAGTAAGAAGTCTCAGTAG